A genomic region of Mesorhizobium sp. NZP2077 contains the following coding sequences:
- a CDS encoding NodA family N-acyltransferase codes for MRPDVQWRLCWENELQLSDHLELSEFFRKTYEPTGAFNGKQFEGGRSWAGARPEVRAIGYDVHGVAAHMGVLRRYIKVGDVDLLVAELGLYGVRPDLEGLGIGHSISVMYPVLQQLGVPFAFGTVRQALRNHVGRFRRKGLANILTGVRVRSTLPDVYPDLPYTTRVDDDVLLMVLPIGRSMSEWPAGTLIDRNGPEL; via the coding sequence ATGCGCCCTGACGTGCAGTGGAGGTTATGCTGGGAAAATGAGTTGCAGCTTTCCGATCACCTCGAACTCTCTGAGTTCTTCCGGAAGACCTATGAGCCGACCGGAGCCTTCAATGGAAAGCAATTCGAAGGCGGTCGAAGTTGGGCCGGTGCAAGGCCGGAGGTCCGCGCAATCGGCTATGATGTGCACGGGGTAGCGGCTCACATGGGCGTGCTGCGCCGATACATCAAAGTTGGCGACGTTGATCTGCTGGTCGCTGAACTCGGTCTATACGGGGTGCGTCCGGATCTTGAGGGGCTGGGAATCGGCCATTCGATTAGCGTCATGTATCCAGTGCTGCAGCAGCTTGGCGTTCCATTCGCTTTCGGCACGGTTCGGCAAGCGCTCCGGAACCATGTTGGGAGGTTCCGCCGCAAAGGCTTGGCGAACATTCTGACGGGCGTTCGCGTGCGTTCAACCCTCCCGGACGTGTACCCCGATCTGCCTTACACGACGCGAGTCGACGACGACGTACTCCTCATGGTGCTCCCAATTGGACGCTCGATGAGCGAGTGGCCGGCCGGCACTTTGATCGATCGGAACGGTCCAGAGCTATGA
- a CDS encoding Fic family protein, translated as MSAFDADGNEIGVIFETATPFDTPKRMKELIEWTRGTLNEQSLHPLLVVAIFIVVFLEIHPFQDGNGRLSRVLTPLLLMRIGYAYVPYSSLESVIENSKEGYYLALRFIRKRKSAFGSGPAGSLH; from the coding sequence GTGAGTGCGTTCGATGCCGACGGGAACGAGATCGGCGTCATCTTCGAAACGGCGACGCCTTTCGATACGCCGAAGCGGATGAAGGAACTTATCGAGTGGACGCGTGGTACACTCAACGAGCAAAGCCTGCATCCCTTGCTCGTGGTGGCGATTTTCATCGTGGTTTTTTTGGAAATCCACCCATTCCAGGACGGCAATGGAAGGCTGTCGCGCGTTCTGACGCCGCTCCTGCTGATGCGCATCGGCTATGCATATGTACCCTACTCTTCACTCGAAAGCGTGATTGAGAACAGCAAGGAGGGTTATTATCTGGCGCTTCGTTTCATCAGGAAGCGGAAATCGGCTTTTGGAAGCGGGCCAGCAGGCAGTCTTCATTGA